The Pangasianodon hypophthalmus isolate fPanHyp1 chromosome 13, fPanHyp1.pri, whole genome shotgun sequence genome includes a window with the following:
- the copz2 gene encoding coatomer subunit zeta-2 isoform X1, whose protein sequence is MDSVALEPSLYTVKAVFILDNDGNRLLSKYYDTELYPSMKEQKNFEKNVFNKTHKADNEIAFLEGMTIVYKSSIDLFFYVVGSAQENELMLMAVLNCLFESLNQILRKNVEKRCLLDNLDGVFLVVDEIIDGGVILESDPQQVVEKVNYRTDDSPLSEHSVAQHITEKLAITTNVLQTAKEQIKWSILK, encoded by the exons ATGGACTCCGTGGCTCTG GAGCCTTCGCTGTACACAGTTAAGGCAGTCTTCATCTTGGATAATGACGGAAACCGACTTCTTTCGAAG TACTATGACACAGAGCTGTATCCCTCTATGAAGGAGCAGAAAAATTTCGAGAAGAACGTCTTCAACAAAACACATAAAGCAGACA ATGAAATAGCCTTCCTGGAGGGCATGACTATAGTGTACAAGAGCAGCATAGACCTGTTCTTCTATGTGGTGGGCAGTGCACAGGAGAATGAG CTGATGTTGATGGCGGTGTTGAACTGTTTGTTTGAGTCTCTCAATCAAATCTTGAG GAAAAATGTGGAGAAAAGATGTCTGCTGGATAATCTGGATGGAGTGTTTCTGGTGGTGGATGAGATCATTGATGGAGG GGTGATCCTGGAGAGCGACCCGCAGCAGGTAGTCGAGAAGGTCAACTACAGG ACTGATGACAGCCCTCTATCAGAACACAGTGTGGCTCAG CATATCACTGAGAAACTGGCTATCACCACTAAT gtGTTACAGACTGCAAAAGAACAGATCAAGTGGTCAATACTGAAATAA
- the copz2 gene encoding coatomer subunit zeta-2 isoform X2: MDSVALEPSLYTVKAVFILDNDGNRLLSKYYDTELYPSMKEQKNFEKNVFNKTHKADNEIAFLEGMTIVYKSSIDLFFYVVGSAQENELMLMAVLNCLFESLNQILRKNVEKRCLLDNLDGVFLVVDEIIDGGVILESDPQQVVEKVNYRTDDSPLSEHSVAQVLQTAKEQIKWSILK; the protein is encoded by the exons ATGGACTCCGTGGCTCTG GAGCCTTCGCTGTACACAGTTAAGGCAGTCTTCATCTTGGATAATGACGGAAACCGACTTCTTTCGAAG TACTATGACACAGAGCTGTATCCCTCTATGAAGGAGCAGAAAAATTTCGAGAAGAACGTCTTCAACAAAACACATAAAGCAGACA ATGAAATAGCCTTCCTGGAGGGCATGACTATAGTGTACAAGAGCAGCATAGACCTGTTCTTCTATGTGGTGGGCAGTGCACAGGAGAATGAG CTGATGTTGATGGCGGTGTTGAACTGTTTGTTTGAGTCTCTCAATCAAATCTTGAG GAAAAATGTGGAGAAAAGATGTCTGCTGGATAATCTGGATGGAGTGTTTCTGGTGGTGGATGAGATCATTGATGGAGG GGTGATCCTGGAGAGCGACCCGCAGCAGGTAGTCGAGAAGGTCAACTACAGG ACTGATGACAGCCCTCTATCAGAACACAGTGTGGCTCAG gtGTTACAGACTGCAAAAGAACAGATCAAGTGGTCAATACTGAAATAA